CAAGAGAACCTACCTGTCACAGAGAGACTTGCAAGCTCACATCAACCACCGCCATATGAGAGCTGGAAAGCCTGTGACTCGTCCTCCTCTTGAACCTGTCCACCCTCCTATTGCCCCTCCGCCTGCTGAAATTCCGGAGCGTTTCATAATGCCACCTGAGAAACATCACATGAGCCACATTCCGCCAAAGCAGCACATCATGATGCCGCCGCCTCCCTTACAGCACGTGCCGCACGAGCATTACAACCAGCCGCACGAAGACATCCGCCCCCCTCCTGCCGAGATGTCCATGGCTCCGCCACCGCCTCGCCCGGTCAGTCAGGACACCTTCCGTATCTCTACGAGAAAACACAGCAACTTAATCACCGTCCCTATTCAGGATGATTCGAATTCAGGGGCTCGAGAACCACCTCCACCTGCCCCAGCACCTGCTCATCATCATCCTGAGTATCAGGGTCAACCGGTGGTAACGCACCCGCACCATATTATGCCTCCGCAGCAACATTATGCGCCACCCCCCCCTCCGCCTCCTCCAATAAGCCATCCACTGCAGCATCCTCCCCAGGCGGCAGCTACTCCTCACATGGTGTATAGCCAAGCTCCTCCGCCGCCAATGACCTCAGCTCCTCCTCCAATAACCCCGCCGCCTGGACATATCATTGCCCAGATGCCGCCATATATGAATCATCCTCCTCCGGGACCTCCCCCTCCTCAGCACGGAGGCCCACCCGTAAATGTAAACGCGCCCCCTCCCCATCACTATAACCCTAACTCTTTGCCGCAGTTCAGTGAAGACCAAGGAACTCTTAGTCCCCCTTTCACACAGCCAGGGGGCATGAGTCCAGGGATCTGGCCAGCTCCCAGAGGGCCGCCTCCACCTCCAAGGATGCAGGGGCCTCCTGCTCAGGCCCCTCTTGCTGGACCGCACCACCCCGATCAAGCCAGATACAGACCCTATTACCAGTGATCTGAGCAATTATATGAATAGAGAGTGCTATGAAGAGGATAAAACTATATACAGCAGCCTTTTAATTAATTGTatgggggttgttttttttttaaatactgtcaTTTTGACTGTAAGATGTTTTGGGGTTTGAatctttaatgatttttaagCCTTGGCTGTAGGACTCTGACTTCAAATATTCTGTAGTGCTAAAATAAGTGGCTTAGTAGACCACAGTTGCATTTTAACAGAACTTCTGTCTATAGTGTGGCTAATTGTCCTAAGATGAACACTTGTAATATCactttctggagaaaatgaacATGTGTTGTACCATTCTGaatattgtttttgtttaaatctgaTGTTTAGTTTTCACTTGTGATACATTTTTGTTAACCTGTGTACAATAATTAAATTGAACTATGGTTGTAAAAGTGGTGGGTTGTTATGTGAAGTTAACACAGACACGGTTCCAGGACACCGTTCTGGCTCTAATATTTCCTACGTGGGAAGCATAATGAAGTAGTAAGgaaatttttacattttttactaACATATGCTGCTACTTACAATGAATTCAGGCTATGGTCAGTTTGTGGCACTAGGAAGCAGGCACGTGAACGCTGCATTTCAGGTGGCAGGGATTTTTTTCgtagttgttttttaaatttgttccATATCAAAACCAAGATAAATTTATCAGAAATGCAGCCGTATTATAATGTTGTGGATATTGgattgttctgtttgtttgttttttttccaggctagatttgtttcagaagattttGTTCACATATACACTCCTCACTAGTGTTGAATTCGAACCATTTTGTTTCCCTGTGGTTCTGTTGGTGTGAAAGCAGCCAGGACAGGCTGGCTGTGTCCATGAGAGAAGCCAGTTAGTTCTGGTGAAGTGACATTAACCTCAGTCACTTCACACAGTATGTGTAGTAGGAACACTTCCCATTTGGTTACAGGAAATAAAGGGCCTGAAATCCCTTGTGGAgatacaaaaaacaaagaataaaagctaCGCATCCTTtatctgtttccattttgtgaTTCAGGTTGAACTGAACAGTCAataaatgctttgtttaaagATGGCAATGTGTGCAGGCTCTGAGGGCTGTTTTGGCCCCAGATTTGGTTTATATAAGCACAGTTGGATATACTAACTGAGATGTGAACGTTCTCTATCATTGCGGTTGGAATCTGAACCCAGCCGATAAAAGAGTATGGCCTGTTTGAAATGCTTGTCTCTGCATTTCCCATCAGTGTTGTGCTGAACCattgggttgctttttttttttttttttttttttttttgagctggttttgtttttttccaaaatgcccCATTTGTAGCAGTGGTTCTTCTTGATGAAGAAATCTGGTGTTCTGGTTTTCTTTAAGATCTGTCATCTCCTACATTTCTCAAATAACATGAGCCATCTTCAAAGCCTGAATCTTACGATTTATTTGGTAAAGTTGTCTTCTTTATCAAAGCACTCTGGCAATACAGCATCCCaaattttgtgattttgtgtATAAAAAcgtgtatttttaatttcttgagcAAGCGTTCTTTAGATTTGCTCTGTTCTTGGCTGCCACAGATTTCCTTGTGACCATAGGCAAATCCTTTGGACTACCCttcaaagaaatacagcagcGTGACACAGCTTTAGGGACGTGCTAGTGAATTCTGGCATGTGCAGATGGCGGTTGTCATTcaacacaaaattaaaagtCTGCTTAGCTGCAATAATGCGTATTTCTAAGACAGAGTCCTTTGTTTCGGTTTCTCTGTTTCTTGCATCTTGAAGTCTTAAGGCTCCCTATAGAGCTACGGGTACTGTTGATACTTTCACATTTACAAAGTCAAAAGATTTCAGCATGAGTTGAAATGTTACATTAGCAATCTTTGTTGATGGTTTTGGGGgggaatttttttcaaaatacccGGTAGTTTCCGCTTGAGGTTCAGAAATCCCATACACAGTGTTTCATTGTCTGGTTAATGGTTTTAGAAGTGGCTGGAAGCATCTTTGAATCCTCCGGGTTCCCCCTGGTGCCTTCCTTAAAGACAAACATTTGAATTGTGTTGGTTTCATACTGAGTATTTCTGTCAGCGGCTGCAGTCTCGCTCCTGGGGCATTACCAAGTAGATCTTTGGTTCTAAGGAAACTCTGAGGATGCTTAGAACGTTATCTATTGTAGGACCCTCTGATAATGCCATTatagggaaggaaaagagttCCTTGGTTTGTGTTCGCCGTGGGATGAAGTAAAGAACACTAGAGAAGGCCTGAAACCATCTGTAGCTCAGATGCTTGCTTCCTTAGAATTTATCTTCAGTTGTCTCTAATTTTGCTTGAAGGATTGTCTACACCCATGCATGATTTACAAACACTCTTAATTAAGTGGCCATGTGCtttggtttttggtttggtttggttttttgaaaatgctgttaaCATAAAGGTTGATGCCTATGTGTGTTatgtgatatttttcttgtcctgttgagaaacaaaaatgaaatgggaaTTCTGTTCTAGATCCAATCCAAGAGAGTTAGGCATCCATGTTGTACGGAGTTTCCCCCTTCTTTTCACTTACTGCTCTCAAAGGAGCATCAAACTCAGTTTGTTAAAAAATTAAGTGGAAGTAACTGGTGTTTATTTCATGTTGGAGTTTGCCCACGCAGCAATGGAGAGCACCTGCCTGTCTTCTGTGTTGGGGAGGGCCAGGTGCTCACAGGAGCCAGCCTGCAGAAGTGCCTTCTCTGAGGATCACCTGAACACACCTCTCCTTACAatgcttcctgctctgctgaacTTGTGTCGAGTgttgtgctgcttctctctggaTGTACTGAGATGTTGCTGACAAAATAAGTGCGTATTCATGTTGGAAAGCCCAGCTGAACCTTAGAAACTGGGGGACTGCAGTGGAATGCAATTGCAACTTAATACTGAATGTATAGAAAGTGAGTCTGAACTTCTTCCATCTTTGACTCTCTAAGTTCCAACACGGTATGCACAGGAttgtgcagagctctgtgtgttTTCACCTTGACTACATTTGTAAAGGAAATGTTGGTGTTACACAAGTTGTGCTTCACTGTGTTCTGCTCTGCGGTGCTAAAAACAATTCTTACCCTCTGCTAAATCATCTTTATATGCTAACAGTGCTTCCCTAAGTGTGCTACTCAGGTGTGTTACCATCCCGCTGGTTGTGAACTGCATTAGCTGCCTTTCTTAGGGCAACACGAGTGTGAGGAACCAAGTTTGAAGCTCCTTTCAGTCTCAACATAGCCACAAGGGTTTGTGGCCTCAGGGGCTTTTCCCAGTCTGAGTTGTATCTCCTTGTTCTCTGAATATGgggcattcatttttttcattgttttgtctCAGTGTATGAGCTTGAGAGactgaaagattaaaaaaatctagtgTGTGTCCCCAAAGATGCAGGCGCAGTGGCAGTGGGAGCTGTTGGGTCAGCTCAGTCCTCCTGGTGGTTCTGTCCGACGTGTTGGTGACAACGCGAGAGACTCCTGAGTGCGAATAGGACTGAGTGCAATGCGCCTCTGTTAATGGAAAGAGTGAGAATGTGTGACAGTGGACGGGGAGGTTTCCTGTTTCATGTAGCAGTGTTTCGCAGTAGAACCTCAACTGCTTTAAACAGGAGACAAGCAAAATGAGTAATTGTAAATGGATGTGAATATGTTGCAGCCTACACAGTTTTATTAGGTTTTGTTTGTGAGCCTGGCGCTGGGGGGACTGGAGGAGCTCCCACCCACACCCGTATGGGGGGTATTGAGGTTCTCATAAGTACAGTAAGCGCTTTAGGGGGGTTTGCTCCTCTTTTTCTGACTGGAAAGGTTGTTCTTGAATCTCGCCATTCTGAAAATTAGGAACTCCCATTTCTAATATCTAGCTGAAGTTTGTCTTTGGGCagtttatatatttctttttaacctcCATATGACAGTCATACTTGTTCTCTTGCATaggttttcctctttgtttca
The Numida meleagris isolate 19003 breed g44 Domestic line chromosome 1, NumMel1.0, whole genome shotgun sequence genome window above contains:
- the CBLL1 gene encoding E3 ubiquitin-protein ligase Hakai isoform X1 — translated: MDHNDNDLQGTNSSASLGGLDVRRRIPIKLISKQTNKTKPAPRAPRAMNRMPAKTQTGDEEEFDFNEEERYECKGGEMFGNQRRFPGPIFWDYKINLLGEKDDTPVHFCDKCGLPIKMYGRMIPCKHVFCYDCAILHEKKGDKMCPGCNEPVQRIEQCVRGSLFMCSIVQGCKRTYLSQRDLQAHINHRHMRAGKPVTRPPLEPVHPPIAPPPAEIPERFIMPPEKHHMSHIPPKQHIMMPPPPLQHVPHEHYNQPHEDIRPPPAEMSMAPPPPRPVSQDTFRISTRKHSNLITVPIQDDSNSGAREPPPPAPAPAHHHPEYQGQPVVTHPHHIMPPQQHYAPPPPPPPPISHPLQHPPQAAATPHMVYSQAPPPPMTSAPPPITPPPGHIIAQMPPYMNHPPPGPPPPQHGGPPVNVNAPPPHHYNPNSLPQFSEDQGTLSPPFTQPGGMSPGIWPAPRGPPPPPRMQGPPAQAPLAGPHHPDQARYRPYYQ
- the CBLL1 gene encoding E3 ubiquitin-protein ligase Hakai isoform X2, with the protein product MDHNDNDLQGTNSSASLGGLDVRRRIPIKLISKQTNKTKPAPRAPRAMNRMPAKTQTGDEEFDFNEEERYECKGGEMFGNQRRFPGPIFWDYKINLLGEKDDTPVHFCDKCGLPIKMYGRMIPCKHVFCYDCAILHEKKGDKMCPGCNEPVQRIEQCVRGSLFMCSIVQGCKRTYLSQRDLQAHINHRHMRAGKPVTRPPLEPVHPPIAPPPAEIPERFIMPPEKHHMSHIPPKQHIMMPPPPLQHVPHEHYNQPHEDIRPPPAEMSMAPPPPRPVSQDTFRISTRKHSNLITVPIQDDSNSGAREPPPPAPAPAHHHPEYQGQPVVTHPHHIMPPQQHYAPPPPPPPPISHPLQHPPQAAATPHMVYSQAPPPPMTSAPPPITPPPGHIIAQMPPYMNHPPPGPPPPQHGGPPVNVNAPPPHHYNPNSLPQFSEDQGTLSPPFTQPGGMSPGIWPAPRGPPPPPRMQGPPAQAPLAGPHHPDQARYRPYYQ
- the CBLL1 gene encoding E3 ubiquitin-protein ligase Hakai isoform X3 — protein: MNRMPAKTQTGDEEEFDFNEEERYECKGGEMFGNQRRFPGPIFWDYKINLLGEKDDTPVHFCDKCGLPIKMYGRMIPCKHVFCYDCAILHEKKGDKMCPGCNEPVQRIEQCVRGSLFMCSIVQGCKRTYLSQRDLQAHINHRHMRAGKPVTRPPLEPVHPPIAPPPAEIPERFIMPPEKHHMSHIPPKQHIMMPPPPLQHVPHEHYNQPHEDIRPPPAEMSMAPPPPRPVSQDTFRISTRKHSNLITVPIQDDSNSGAREPPPPAPAPAHHHPEYQGQPVVTHPHHIMPPQQHYAPPPPPPPPISHPLQHPPQAAATPHMVYSQAPPPPMTSAPPPITPPPGHIIAQMPPYMNHPPPGPPPPQHGGPPVNVNAPPPHHYNPNSLPQFSEDQGTLSPPFTQPGGMSPGIWPAPRGPPPPPRMQGPPAQAPLAGPHHPDQARYRPYYQ